A window of Acropora muricata isolate sample 2 chromosome 6, ASM3666990v1, whole genome shotgun sequence genomic DNA:
GAACACTTTGCCCGCCTTTCTAGTCACTGCCCCAAGTCTTAATGCCTTTAAGACTGGGGTATGTCCATTGAACACTGAACAATAACATCTTGTAAGAACGCTGACCGACCCGAGCACATAAGCCTCGTAGAGAGGGCGTGCTTGTATAGTGgtaaatgtaatgtaatgtaatttaCGGTCCCTTGACTTTCacaaaagttgaaattattgaaaaaccTCATGCGTGCATGCACACAAATTCGATTTTAAATGGCAATTCAATCTGAGTGATCTTTTTTAGATGTAAAGTTAAATAATACGTCaagaaataacaattattggaaACTGCTATTTAAAGTAAATTTTAGTAAGAATTCCACTAAAACGACAATTGTATTAGATTATTCGCTCTTGATTTCTATGAGGTGATTCGCCCTCATCAACTATCACCTCATAGAAACCACAAGCTCATAATCTAATTATTGTTAACTATACCAGCAGTCACAAAATTGGGGTTCCACAACACCGATCATTATAATTTAAgaaaagagcattttgaatttgaagtcTTTTAAGTGAGTCATAACAGTTGGCATGCTACCGTAACCATCCTGCTGTATTAATATTTTAAGCAAAACTCCCGTAAATTCGCAAATAAGGAAGGATACTATTCCATAATTTGGCACCAGATCTACATAACAATTAGGATTGATGGCTTAACCTGGAGTAATTTTCGTAGAAGATGATTCACAAATCTTGTTTTAGCCAAACTCTTACCTTTTCTGCATCGACTTTGTCAAATAGCTTTAATACATCTAAGACTCGTGTCTGAATCTCTTCCTTCCCAAGTGCAGCACCAACATCAGCAAATGAGCGAACGCTCAAAAAGAGAGGCTGAGCGACCGAACGTCTAGAAACAAGTGACAGATACTGTGGGCATTCGTTGGTTGCGAAGAAAATACGTGCAGAAGAAGACAAAAGGCGCAAATTCTGTTTCCTCAGCAATAACTGAGCAAAGGAACGTACACCTGAATGCCGCAACATGTGGTACGCCATCTTGAAATGAAAAGCTATGCACCTCGTTCCCAGGAACTTCAAACTCCTCAAGCAACCACAGGATAACCAGAGTTGAAAAGATTTCGCAAGCATTGTCTGAGCTGCAAATTGTACCGGTTTTAATATATTGGGGTTTATCTTGCGCGGGACCACGGTGTCCACTGAGTTTTCGTCGGTAATTGCTTTGGTCTCCAGCACTAAGGCGCCTCTTATTTTGTGAAGCAGCCCCGCATTATTATGTTTTAATGATTATGGATGTACTTTGATCACAAGCTCCTATAACACATACAGAGCCGATGTAATGTAAGATTTCTCCAATGAAACCTTGATGATTCAAACACTTTATACCTGCCAACGTTTTTGGAGTCAAATGTGTAAGAGTTGCGTCTCACGCTGACCGAGACTGGCGAATGCACATGATAAAGTAAACTGGCATGAGTAAATTACAACAGTGTCTGGTATTTAGTTCACAACAGAAGCCGACGAGTGGGAGCATACagctccactatattcctgtcacagCGTTTTCAAAGACCTATttactcccgtgggagtgctatgaccaatcacaagaaaaatCAGTCGCGTTACAGGACGGGACTGTTATTCTTTCACCAAAGAAAAGGTTTACTATAAACTGGTCAGTCTGTAAAAAATTTCGTGCATGGGACCCCAGTAGGGGAACTGCATATGCATACTCCTACCCAACTGCTCCGGCTAGACGTTGTTATGAAATTGCTTTTTCTGAGAAATGTGGTAACAACATCAGTTctcattctcgtacccagagctgcgatcctcttggccagcgccacggatcgatccgtggcgctggccaagaggatcgcagctctgggtacgagaatgcaTCAGTTCTACGAAAAccgcgcatgcgcaaacaaactCCCAAACTACCCTAGAAAACATGTACAGTAACTCTGCACTCGGTGCTAGAACGTCGAAACGAACAATGTTCCCATACATTTCGACATTTTGTACGCTGATGTTCCAATACCAGCCGTCACCGACAGGTAGTGAGgcagagataagtcggcccctagaccataagTGACAGATctctttcatccactcaacccgATTCATAACTTA
This region includes:
- the LOC136919585 gene encoding uncharacterized protein, which gives rise to MAYHMLRHSGVRSFAQLLLRKQNLRLLSSSARIFFATNECPQYLSLVSRRSVAQPLFLSVRSFADVGAALGKEEIQTRVLDVLKLFDKVDAEKLTSKSHFINDLGLDSLDIVEIVMALEDDFAIEISDEKLRKYFQ